In Nodosilinea sp. PGN35, the genomic stretch ACCTATCTGGCCCAGGGCGACTCGATTATCTTGATGGGTCACCAGGGGGATATGCCCAGTTTTGCCCAGCAGAACGCGATGAAGAAGGCGATGCGGTATCGGGGGGCGAGGCTGAGGTAGAGGGATTTTGAATTTTAGATTGGGGATTTTGGATTTAGGGCAGCGTCCAAAATCTGTCCAAAATCTAAAATCGCTAATCCAAAATCGCTTTGTCAGGGATTAGGACGGTAACGGCGGCGATCGCCACATACATATCGTCATTCTTATCGTCTAGCTCAGGGATGGCGCGGCCCGCGACTACCATGCCGCCTTCCTTAAGCACCAGGGTCTTTTGGCCAAAGGGCAGCACCGTCAGCACCTCGTCTTGGCGCACCTGGTCGGGGAAGGGGACGGCGATCTGTACCTCCACCAGCATTTCGTTGGGGTGGCTAAGCCCGGCGACTTCCCAGACGCCGGGGAGGGCATTGTGGGCGATCGCATTGCGCACCGCCCGCGCCGCTGCCACCGTCGGGTCCTGGCCGTGCTGATCGACGCCCATTCCCATTTCAATAATCAGTCGCTTGTGGGCCACAGCGCCTCCTCGGGCGTGAATTGACACCCTTGATTTTAGGGGTAAGCGCCCGTTGATGCCTCTGGGAACCGACATCAGCGTCAATATTCGATTGCTCAAATTGACACAGAAGGGCCCCGTCAGTATCGAATGAAGTCAGCCCATTGTTCCTGGGGTCAAGGGGTCAGACACCCGAGTAAAGCTAGTCTCACTTTTGGCAAGCGGTACTAGCTGGGGTGGAAACTCCCCAAAACCAAATCAGATGGTTGTAGATCATCTATTTACTCCTATAACTTTCCTATAGGATTCTTCTACTCTTAGTTTCAAGTCATCTCACTTTACCTATGCTTGGAAGACGGGCGAATTCCAAGCATAGGGCGTTCCTTTTTGGAGAATACAAAGGGGCTAGCTATGCCCAGTCATTCAATTCTTCTAATTGAGAATGAAGCTGGCCTTCGAGACGTTTTAGGCGACTGTCTGAGCGAGCTTGGCGGTTGGGATGTCAGGCTCTCAGAGTCTATTCAAGAAGGCATTAAGCTGTGCAAAGAAAAACGCCCAGATGTTATCTTAATTGACGCGTCTACGTCTGAAAATGATGCAATACTTCTTGTCGAGCAGCTAAAGCAGTACTCTGTCAGTCAGTCGGTACCTATACTTCTGATTAGCTCTCTAGCCAACTGGTTTACTCTAAAAGAGTTTCGCCAGATGGGATTTTCTGGAGCAATCAGCAAACCCTTTAACCCATATACCCTATCGTCTCAGGTATATCGCTTGATGGCGTTGGGAAACCCCAAATCTTAATCTACCGAATCAAAATTTAGTCTATTTTGGTCGTAGATCCTAAAACCTAGAGCTGCTTTCAATGCTTCAGATTTCAAGCAAGTAAGTTCAGAAAGATTAGATTTTTCTGAGTTTTCTATTCCTTTTTTTAGTCGGCAACCAGTGCCAGGAGAAATGTATGTCTACATTGACGGTGTGGAAGTTTAAAACCCCTGAAGGGGCCGAGAAAGCTTTGGCAAAGCTGGGTGAGCTGCAAAAGCAAGAGATTGTTAAGGTGCTCGACGCTGCGGTGGTCACCTGGCCGACCGGGCGCAGCAAGCCCAAAACCTACCAGGCGGTGAGCACCGTGGGCATTGGGGCCCTGGGTGGGGCCTTTTGGGGCATGCTGTTTGGCCTGATCTTTTTGGTGCCGCTGTTTGGCCTGCTGGTGGGGGCAGCGGCAGGGGCGCTGTCGGGCAAGTTTACCGACTACGGCATCAACGACGACTTCATCAAAGATCTGCGCGACAAGGTGACCGAGGGCACTTCGGCTCTGTTTTTGCTTACCGGGCAGGTCACGGTAGACAAGGTCAGCGAGGCTTTTGCCCCCGATGAGGTGGGCGAACTGATTCAGTCAAACCTGAGCGCCGAGCAAGAGGCTAAGCTGCGCGAAGACTTTGGCGCTGAGCTGTAGATCGCCTCAGCCGCAGGGTGCGTCATACCAGGCGATGACGCACCGCATCCCTCGCCATCGCATCTTTCAGCGATGCAGCGTTTGCCCAGGGTGGGCAATGTCCACCCTACGGTGGCTACAGTCGCCGAAGTGAAGCCGATATTTTCTGGTTGGAAAATTCCGCAATGGTTAGGAAATCGCACTCACGCATTGGGTTGGGGGGAACAGTGTTGGCCCTCGCCTTTGCCCTCACAGCTCCCTTGGCCAGCCAGGCTCAGCTTCCCAATCGTCCAGCACCGGGCAGTGTTTTTCAGGTTTTTTGGGCCTCGAGCAGTTTTGAAAAGTTCTAAATTTTGAGTTTTGAGTTTTGAGTTTTGAATTAATCGCCAAACTCAGATTGTCTAATGCCAGCTGTAGGGTGGGCAGTGCCCACCATTTCCCTACCGTTTTTAAGCAATTCCCTGAACGTTAGCAGCACTCAACCCAGCAATTCACGGGAGACGAGTATGACTTCAGAACAGGATTTTGGCGCTGCTATAGACCCTAGCTATAGC encodes the following:
- a CDS encoding Lin0512 family protein — its product is MAHKRLIIEMGMGVDQHGQDPTVAAARAVRNAIAHNALPGVWEVAGLSHPNEMLVEVQIAVPFPDQVRQDEVLTVLPFGQKTLVLKEGGMVVAGRAIPELDDKNDDMYVAIAAVTVLIPDKAILD
- a CDS encoding response regulator, yielding MPSHSILLIENEAGLRDVLGDCLSELGGWDVRLSESIQEGIKLCKEKRPDVILIDASTSENDAILLVEQLKQYSVSQSVPILLISSLANWFTLKEFRQMGFSGAISKPFNPYTLSSQVYRLMALGNPKS
- a CDS encoding DUF1269 domain-containing protein → MSTLTVWKFKTPEGAEKALAKLGELQKQEIVKVLDAAVVTWPTGRSKPKTYQAVSTVGIGALGGAFWGMLFGLIFLVPLFGLLVGAAAGALSGKFTDYGINDDFIKDLRDKVTEGTSALFLLTGQVTVDKVSEAFAPDEVGELIQSNLSAEQEAKLREDFGAEL